The genomic interval CAAAGCTTTTTAGCTGAGAGAAAAATCAAATCTTTCTTGTCGGATAAAGCCTATCGAGAAATAAAAAAACTTTGTCCTGGCAAACGGACAATTTTTTGCAAAATTTAGTATTAAAAAAGATTGACCGGATTTGTATCCGCTCAAAAAATCAGGGAGAAATTTCCTTGACTACCGGTTTAAACCGGTAGTCAGTAGAGTGTCCCGGAAAAATTGAGCGGATACCCGGATTTTTGAAAATTTTATTTTCAGAAGAGGAATACCTCAGGTCCGCAAACCAAAAATTTTATCGAAAAAAAAACAAATTTTTCGGCGAAATTTTAAACTTCCAGCTCCGCTATTTCGGGTCTTTAATCTGTAAAGAGGAATAGGACTTGTGGTGAGCCTGTCGAACTACGACAGAGATTCTCCATGAATCATGGGAGATTTATATGTATATGAGAGACTATTTTCTTGAAATAAAAAAAGGGTAATTTTGTTTTTGTTATTAGGAGAAGCTGGAAAATTTTTATCCATTATAAGTCTGTCCATATCATTCTTTTTATGCTTTATATTTTATTTTCGTTCAAAAGAAAATACAAATTCTCGATATCTTTCTTATATCCTGGGGGTCTATAGTATTGTCTTTTGGGTAAGAACCAGTTTCTTCCTGAGTTGGGAGGGCATTATTTATTTACCTTTTTTATTTCTTCCTGCTCTATTTTATCTGGGCCCTTTTATATATTCTTATTTCTTTTCAGGAATCCAAAAAGAAGAGATAGCAGTTTTTAAATATCTCCCATATAACATATTACCTTTCCTGACTACAATCGGTTTTGCAATATCCTTTCTGCTTATAGATGATTTTCAAAAGCCAGCTAATGTGCTACAGCAAACATTCATTGTTAGTATGTTTACTATGAGTTTTATATTTATCGTTTCTCTTCATCAATTGTATTTTTTGTTTAAGTCTCATAAATTACTGCTAAATTATCTAAATAATTATCCTAAATATTTTGCATCGATTAACAAAAGCTATAATTGGTTTTATCAATTTTTATTTTTTAACTATTCTTTTGTTTTCATTTATTTAGTTTTATTCTTTCTCCAACTTTTTCATATCTGGAAGATTCCGATTTCACTTTTTGAAATTATTTTAGATACACTATTTCTATATTTAATACTTTATAATTTGATTCAAAGGCCTGAATCTTTTGTATTGAAAATTCCCATTTCAGAACCGGAAAAAAATTCCAAATATTCTAAACAAAGTATAACTTCTAGTGATAAAAAGAGATATTTACATAAGATTAAAGACTACATGGAGAAAGAAAAACCATATTTATTCGATGAAATATCTTTGCAGGAACTATCTGATAAATTATTGATACCGGTTCATCACTTATCTATCACGATTAACAGTGAATTAAACCA from Leptospiraceae bacterium carries:
- a CDS encoding AraC family transcriptional regulator — translated: MLLGEAGKFLSIISLSISFFLCFIFYFRSKENTNSRYLSYILGVYSIVFWVRTSFFLSWEGIIYLPFLFLPALFYLGPFIYSYFFSGIQKEEIAVFKYLPYNILPFLTTIGFAISFLLIDDFQKPANVLQQTFIVSMFTMSFIFIVSLHQLYFLFKSHKLLLNYLNNYPKYFASINKSYNWFYQFLFFNYSFVFIYLVLFFLQLFHIWKIPISLFEIILDTLFLYLILYNLIQRPESFVLKIPISEPEKNSKYSKQSITSSDKKRYLHKIKDYMEKEKPYLFDEISLQELSDKLLIPVHHLSITINSELNQNFFQFISLYRVEEAKKMLSDTDRKDDTILNIAFASGFSSKASFNKAFKEITGLTPSEYRKKHQKL